The Winogradskyella schleiferi genome contains the following window.
TAAACAATTTAGAGGAAGTCGTCCAATTATTGTCCGACTTACCGTTTTGGTAATCCACCGATTTATATTGATCAGGTAATATATGATATATGATTAATCTTCTGTCCGCAAAACCTTCATATGATGTATCGAATTCTTCAATTTGGTTGTTGTAAACTTCGGAATCTTGGGTTTTAGAGATAATGAGAATTAGTCTATTTTCCCATTTATGCGAATCGAGATTTTGGCCAGTTAATTTAGAGGTCATTAGAATTAGTGCTACTATTAAAAAGGCTCTCATTTTATTGTTTTGAATGTTGTCTATAGTCAATTTTCAAAGATTGATAAAGATACAACTTATATAAAACTCATTAAATCATTTTCCTTTGATGTTTTTATAGCCAGTTAATTTGTAGATTCCAGTTGTTTATGCGAACCATCACAATTAGGCATTCGTTTCGATAATCCACAGACACAATCATGCAATCCTTTTCCGTTAAAGATTCTTTCCATGTGTTTTTCAATTCTAGACTGTCGTGTTTTGGCTTGTTTGGCTTTAGCGAAGTGAAGAAGATATCCTCTTTGCCGTCCTCCTGTTAAGGCTTTAAATGCCTTTTCAAACTCTGAATTTTCTTTAAACTTTTGTTTTAATTCTTCTGGAACATCATAGTCCGACGTTTTCTTTTTTTTAACCTGTAATCCCAATTTTTCAACTTCAATTGCTTCAAAAATGTAGGCTTTTATTATGGGTTTGAGAACTTCAATTTCTTTAGTGTTTGTAAATCTAATTTGCCGTCCGTATTGGGTATTCTCCGTTTGTTGAATGAGAATTTTTTCTAGATCCTTAAGCAATGCACCTTTATTAAATAGTAGGGCGCAATAATCTTTAAACCCATGAATTAAGGCAATATTCTTACCGTTCAGTGTATAGCAAGGATGCATCCATTTAAAATCTTCAGTCAAACCACAATCGAGGATTATTTCACGAAGTTTAGTGAGTTCGTCTTGCCAATGGTTAAGTTGACTTAGGTATTTATCTACTTTATTGTTCATTGGTTGTTATATAATTCGATGGCTTGCAAGAATTTTTTTCCGCCTGCTTCCGTTTGGTCGTATATGAATCCATTTAATTCAGGATGGTTTTCATCAATCCATTTTAAGAGTTTTGTTCTGTTTCTTTCCCAAGTTTGTTCATCCCAACTCACATATTCTGTTTCTATAGAACTAATTTTATCATTTTGAAATCTTAGAATTTCATAGGTAATAAATGGTTTTTCGTGAAGCAAAGTGATTCTTTTGTCTAACTTTGAAATCTTTGCTTTTACCATATCGTTGTACTCTTCCATTTGAAGAATTTCGTAAGTAGGCTCAAATGCCGAATCCCATTTCAACCAGTTCTCGATATAGTTTTCCTGCGAATATCTCTGTACATAATTATATTCAGGTATTTCAGTCAGCAGGCTATCGATCAATAGAGTTTTTACAGCAGCACCATCAGACTGGTCTAGTGCTTTGTAGTATTGTTTTGCGATGTTTAGTCTGGTAACAGCTTTGCCTGCATTTTCACAGCTTATGAGTGCTATTATGACTAAAAGAAAAATGATTAATGTTTTGTTCATTTTTGCTTCGTTGGAATGAGTCTTTAAAATGGCTATGTATTATGAGGATCTAATGAAATCCTTAAAGCTTTTGGGACCAAAGATTTGAGCATAACTATTTTATTCCTCTGTTTCTTTTACAACTTTAGTTTTAGACAAAAAGTCGTGAATTCCGTTTTTCACGAATAAAAACGAAATTCGGTCAAATGGAATAAGTCTGCAAAAAGTACGAGAAATAATATCTGCATTCTCAGGTTTTTCACCATTCATTTTTATTACTCTCGTTTTTGTCACAAACTTTCCAACAGTTTTTTGAAACTTAATTTCCATTATTGCATAATATCCAATGAATGTTACAAATATAATTACATATCCAAGTAACATTTGATTTCCATCATTAGCACTTAATGGAAAAGTCAAAATTGCTGAAATAATTAGCCAAATAATAAAGTCAATTATGAAGTTTAAAAATCGAATGCCAGAACCAACTACATTAGAGTCAACTTTTTGTTTTTTCACTTTCTCAACGGTTGCTTTTTCTTTTATTCTTTCAAATTCTGACGTTTCAATATTCCGTCTTTCAACTTCCGCTTCTGCTGCTTCAATTGCTGTTGGATTATAATTTCCTCGTTCGACTGTTACAATCCTTATTAATTCTTTGTCTGTCCTTTCGGACATCACTTTCACAAATTCATTTTCCATTATTATGATGGTAGGTTTATATTAATGCCAACAAGTTATAAGATTAACAAATATACCCATATCCCATTTCAATTTAGGGATAAGCGAAATTTTGTTCCTATTTCTCACAATAACACCATATCCACAAATCCATCATACATCATTGCCAAAATCAAACAATAAACTATATTTGCAGCTTCTTAAATCGTTGAATATTTCAACTGATATTGAAGTATAATAAAACAAATTTACCATGTCAACAAAAGAAAATTTAACTTTCGATGTATTAATAGAGATACCCAAAGGAAGCCGTAATAAATATGAATACGATTTTACATTACATAAAATTCGTTTCGATCGTATGTTGTTTTCATCTATGATGTATCCTGGAGATTATGGTTTTATTCCTGAAACCTTGGCTTTAGATAGCGACCCCTTGGATGTATTGGTCTTAGGACATCAGCCAACTTACCCAATGGTAGTTATGGAAGTACGACCAATCGGTGTTTTCCACATGACCGATGAAAAAGGACCGGATGAAAAAATAATCTGTGTACCAGTATCAGACCCTATCTGGAGTAACAATAAAGATATTAGCGATTTAAATCCGCATAGATTAAAAGAAATAGAGCATTTCTTCCAAGTGTATAAAGATTTAGAAAAGAAGAAAGTTGATGTCGGTGGTTGGGGAAATGCCGAGGAAGCTATTCAAATTTATCACGAGTGTGTGCAACGCTATGACGAAAGTGAACATAAAAAGAAACGCACCTTTACAATTTAGGATTAGACGATTTTTTAAACTTTAAAATATTAAAAAAGCAATATTGAGCAATTGATATTGCTTTTTTCGTAAAATATAATTCATTTTACTACTTTTGCCCAGCTAAAAAACAATCAAATTAAAAATTATAATATGGAATCAATGATGATTTACATGCCAATCGCTTTGGCTGCTTTAGGATTAATTTACATGATGGTAAAAAAATCATGGGTTATGAAACAAGATGCTGGAGATGGCAAAATGAAAGAAATTTCAGATCATATCTACGAAGGCGCACTCGCATTCTTGAATGCTGAATATAAATTATTGGCTGTTTTTGTAGTCATAGTCAGTGTACTTTTAGCTGTTGTTTCTTTTATAGTTCCAACAACCCATTGGCTAATCGTAATCGCCTTTATCTTCGGCGCTGTGTTTTCTGCATTCGCTGGAAATATAGGAATGAAAATAGCAACTAAAACTAACGTCAGAACAACACAGGCTGCACGTACAAGCTTACCAAACGCTCTTAAAATCTCTTTTGGTGGAGGAACCGTAATGGGTCTTGGTGTTGCAGGTTTAGCAGTACTTGGATTAACTGTATTCTTTATTATATTTTTCCATGTGTTTATGGGTGGTGTATGGACAAACACTATGGATATGACCATTGTTTTGGAAACCTTAGCTGGATTTTCACTTGGAGCAGAATCTATCGCCTTATTCGCAAGAGTTGGTGGCGGAATCTACACAAAGGCTGCCGATGTTGGTGCAGATTTAGTCGGTAAGGTTGAAGCTGGAATCCCTGAAGATGATCCTCGAAATCCTGCAACTATTGCAGATAACGTTGGTGATAATGTAGGTGATGTTGCTGGTATGGGAGCCGATTTATTTGGGTCTTATGTAGCAACCGTTTTGGCTGCCATGGTTTTAGGAAATTATGTTATTAAAGATATGGGAGGTAATATTTCTGAATTAGGATTCGGAGGTATTGGCCCAATTTTATTACCAATGGCCATTGCAGGTGCAGGAATCATCATTTCAATCATCGGAACGATGTTGGTGAAAATTAAGAATAATGACGCAAAAGAAGCTCAAGTTATGAGTGCTTTAAATGTTGGTAACTGGACTTCAATAGTTTTAGTGGCGGCATCTTGTTTTGGCTTATGTGTCTACATGCTGCCAGAAACCATGAAAATGGAATTCTTTGGTGAAGGTTTACAGGAGATTTCAAGAATGCGCGTATTCTATGCTACTTTAGTTGGTCTATTTGTAGGTGCTGTTATTTCTTCGGTAACTGAATATTATACAGGTTTAGGTAAAAAACCAATCTTAAAAATCGTACAACAATCCTCTACTGGAGCAGGAACAAATATCATCGCAGGTTTGGCAACAGGAATGATTTCTACATTCCCATCCGTATTGTTATTTGCTGGAGCGATTTGGGCATCTTATGCTTTTGCAGGATTCTATGGTGTGGCTTTAGCCGCTTCTGCAATGATGGCAACTACAGCAATGCAATTAGCGATTGATGCTTTCGGACCAATCTCTGATAATGCTGGCGGAATTGCCGAAATGAGTGAACAAGAACCGATCGTAAGAGAACGTACAGATATTTTGGATTCTGTTGGTAATACAACGGCAGCTACAGGAAAAGGGTTTGCTATTGCTTCTGCTGCATTAACATCATTAGCGCTATTTGCGGCTTATGTGACTTTTACAGGTATCGATGGTATTAACATTTTTAAAGCACCTGTTTTAGCGATGTTATTCGTTGGTGGAATGGTACCAGTTGTATTTTCTGCTTTAGCTATGAATGCTGTTGGAAAAGCGGCCATGGAAATGGTACAGGAAGTACGTCGTCAGTTTAGGGATATTCCAGGTATTATGGAAGGTACAGGACAACCAGAATACGATAAGTGTGTGGCAATTTCGACTGAAGCCTCTTTAAAGGAAATGATGTTACCAGGTTTATTAACCATTGGTTTCCCATTGGCTATTGCCTTTATTCCTATGATTTTTGGAATGGATCCTTTAGCGATTGCTGAAATGTTAGGTGGCTATATGGCTGGAGTTACCGTTTCTGGTGTACTTTGGGCAATTTTCCAAAACAATGCTGGAGGTGCATGGGATAATGCCAAGAAATCTTTTGAAGCTGGTGTAGAGATTAATGGTGAAATGACCTTTAAAGGTTCTGAAGCGCATAAAGCTGCGGTCACTGGTGATACGGTTGGAGATCCTTTTAAGGATACTTCTGGTCCTTCAATGAACATCTTAATTAAGCTGACCTGTTTAATCGGTTTAGTGATTGCACCTATTTTAGGAGGTCATACCGAAGAAACTGGTTTAGCAAGTATTGAGGAAGAAGTTTCTATAGAAATGACCGTTGATTCCGAAGATATGGCCAAAGCTACTGTCGATTATTCTATAATGACGAATGGCGAAAAAGTAATGGAAACTATTATTTTTGAAGGCACTAAATCTCAAGTAGAAAATTCATTAAAAACTTTTGAAGCCTCATTGACCAACGAAGCAGGTGACGTTGAAAAAGTGATTGAAAAGATAGATATCACTAAAGGGTAAACGTTAATAACTTTTACGTTTTGTAGTAGGCCATAGACTATAGAGATAAGGCTTACGACTTTCATGAAGCTAATAACAATGCTTTTTTTCAGATTTTAAAAGTCTTAAATAAGATTACCAAAAAAACCCTGTTTTCAGGGTTTTTTTGGTCAATCTAATAAGCGTCTAGAATAGCTTAAACTTTATATTTTAAAGGCAAATAAATCACTTTTTTAGTATCAAAAAACGGCTCTTCAAAATAATCGGATAGCAAAAAGGCCTTGACGGTTTTATACTGTTTTAATTCTTCAGTTAAATCCCCACCTTTCAAATATAGGACACCATTTTTTAAATCGTTTTTTTGGGTTTTGGCGATTTTTCCCTTGACCCATTTTGTAAATTCTGGCATGGTAGTTACCGCTCTACTTACAATAAAGTCAAAGGTTTCATCGATGGCCTCTACTCTACTGTGTGTTGTTTTTATATTGGTAAGCCCAATAGCTTCACTAACAGCATTAATTACCTTTAATTTTTTATTGATACTATCTACCAAATGAAATTGGCATTCTGGAAATAAAATAGCCAAAGGCACACCTGGAAACCCACCTCCTGTGCCCACATCTAAAATTGAAGAATTAGCTTTAAAATCAATTACTTTCGCTATTCCCAATGAATGTAAAACATGCCTTAAGTAGAGTTCGTCTATGTCTTTACGGGAGATCACATTTATTTTGCTATTCCAATCTTTGTACAAACCATCTAAAGCTTTAAATTGTTGAATTTGGATTTCGGTTAGATTCGGGAAGTATTTTAGGATCAATTCCATTTTTAATAATTTCAACAAAAATAGTTAATTTTTAATTTGAGAATTCATCTTGACTTTTTCTATTCAGTTTAAAACGGATTTAATTTGCCCAAATTTCAGCTATTTCTTATGCCTAGCAATGCTATGTCTTTCAAAAAAAGTTTCATCTGAACTAATTTATTCTCTCCCGATAGCTATACGGGATCGGATAAACATAAAAAATCAAGATGAGTTCTGTATAATTTTACGTTAATGGATTAGGGTTACTTTTTATTTATTAACTATCTTTGCTTTGTTATAATGAATTAAAACCCCTTACGTTATAGCAATAAATACCTTAGACTAATGGCACAACAAACTGTAAAGTTCTCTAGAATAGATTCTGCAAAGTTCTTTAGAACCCTAAACAAACGCGTAAATAATTATTTCAAAGAAAACAATATTAAAAAAACAGGTAACTGGAAGCTTTACATTAAGGCTGTAATAATGTTTACCTTATTACTCGGCCCACTAGTTTTGTTGTTGACGGTTGATAATTTACCTGGCTGGATACAAATTCTATCAATGGTTGTTATTGGTATCGGAATGGCAGGCGTAGGAATGAATGTGATGCACGACGCCAATCATGGTTCGTTTTCCAGCAAAAAATGGGTCAATAAACTCATGGGAAGTAGCATTCACATCTTAGCTGGTAATGATTACAACTGGAAAGTACAGCACAATGTATTACACCATACGTACACCAATATTCAAGGTCATGATGAAGATATCGATGCTGGACGGATTATTCGGTTCTCTAAGCATTCCAAATGGCTTAAAATTCATAAATACCAAAGATATTATGCCTTTTTATTATATGGATTGTTGACCGTTAATTGGGCAATAACAACAGATTTTAAGCAAACTTACCAATATCTTAAAAGAAAATTGTCTTATGGCGATTTCCCGAATCCAGCTACACAATGGACCAAGTTAATTATAGGTAAGATATTATATTATTCCATTTGGGTGGTTTTACCTTTAGCTTTAGGTTACGCGTGGTGGCAAGTTTTAATCGGCTTTCTAATTATGCATTATACAGCTGGAATGATATTAAGTGTTATTTTTCAATTGGCGCATGTAATGCCAAATACAACGATGCCATTACCTGATGAAAATGGCACCATGAAAAACACTTGGGCCATTCACCAACTATTTACAACGTCTAATTTTTCACCTAAAAGCTGGATAGTAGAGTTTTATACTGGTGGTTTGAACAGGCAAGTTGAACATCATTTATTTTCGAATATAAGCCATGTGCATTATAAACACATTGCTAAAATAGTGAGAGAAACGGCTCATGAATTTAGTTTACCTTACAATGAATACAATTCTATTTGGACAGCTATAGCAGAACACTATCAGCAATTAAAACAATTAGGTATGAAGCCAAGTATGGCCTAATATTATTCCCAGAAAAAATAACACAACCACATGAATCAACTTTCGGATAGAATTAATAACCTAGCCACATCAGCTACGCTCGCCATGGCAGCAAAAGCCAGAGAATTAAGAGCAGAAGGCAAAGATATTATTGGATTAAGTTTGGGCGAACCCGACTTTAACACACCAGACTTCATTAAAGATGCCGCTATCGAAGCCATTAACCAAAACTACAATAGTTATTCTCCTGTTGATGGTTATGTGGAATTGAAACAAGCGATTATTACAAAATTCAAACGTGATAATCACCTCAATTATACACTACCACAGATTGTGGTTTCAACAGGTGCAAAACAATCTTTGGCAAATATTGCCGCTGTGATGCTTAACCCAGAAGACGAAGTTATTTTACCTTGTCCATATTGGGTAAGTTATAGTGACATTGTAAAATTGAGCGCTGGTGTTCCTGTGGAGGTTCAAACCTCAATCGATACCGATTTTAAAATGACAGCAGCGCAATTGGAAGCTGCCATTACGCCTAAAACCAAAATGATTTGGTACAGCTCGCCTTGTAACCCAAGTGGTTCTGTTTACAGCAAGGAAGAATTGAGAGCCTTAGCGGATGTCTTAAAAAAGCATCCTAATATTTATGTGGTTTCAGATGAAATTTATGAGCATATCAATTTTAAAGGCGGTCATTTTAGCATGGCTGAATTTGAAGATATGTATGATAGAACCATTACCGTAAACGGCGTGTCTAAAGCGTTTGCTATGACAGGCTGGAGAATCGGTTACATAGGCGCACCAGATTGGATCGCTAGGGCATGTAACAAAATGCAGGGACAGATTACAAGTGGCGCAAATTGTATTGCGCAACGTGCCGTAATTACCGCTTTAGAAGCAGATCCTTCCAGTATAAAATATATGGTAGATCAGTTTAAGGAACGACGCAAGCTCATCCTTAATTTATTAGGCGAAATTGACGGTTTCAAAACTAATGAGCCAGAAGGTGCATTTTATGTATTTCCAAATGTCTCAGCATATTTTGGAAAAACCATCAAAGGAAAAACAATCAATAATGCATCAGACTTTTCTTTATTCTTATTAGAAGAGGCTTTAGTTGCTACAGTTACCGGAGAAGCCTTTGGAAATCCTGATTGTATAAGAATTTCATATGCAGCATCGCAAGATGATATAAAAGAAGCAATAAAACGCATAAAAACTGCTTTGAGTTAAATTAACTAAATCAGTTAAGTAAATAATTATTGAAGACCTGTTAGTTTTGTTTTGTTGGCTGTGCGCAGTCGAAGTCAAAACCTGACAGGTCTTTTTTATTTGTAAAATAGCATCCAAACCAAGACGGCAATTATGATAGCAGTTAATCCGATGACTTTTACCCAATGCATTTGATTTTCTTTTTTCAATTTGCGTCTAATTTCTATTAATTGCTCTGGTGCAGCTTTAGGAAAATCGTATTCAGGCTTTCTGCTTTTCCCATAACCTCCTAGTGACTTTCTAAATCTTTTTGATTTATCAAGCATTATGCGCTTGTTACTATTTACAACAGAAATCATTGATTCTCCTAGTGGCATAATTCACAATTTTCTTTATCTAAAAATTAATAGGTTAATAATTCGGTAATTCCATCTGCCGAATACAAAAACAGATATACAAGACCAATACATAGAATTAAAGTCAACCCTATAACTTTTAATAGTCGAACCTTTCGTTCTTCCTTTATCCGTTTAGCAATGACTTTGAGTTGTTTAGTAGTAGCTTTAGGTAAATCATATTCTGTTTTTTTATCAGAATTAAAACCACCTAATCTGTTTTTCATTCTATCGCGTTTAGAAAGCAAATTCAAATTATTTCTAACGCTAGTAATCATTGCTCCTGCAGACATAGTTTCTAAGTTTTAAAAGGTTGAAATGGTGTAATGCGTATAGCGTACGTATATTTAAAAAATACTACCGTAGCTATAAAAGGCACAAATTTATGTGTCAGTTAAACGTTCAGAATATGATGCTACTCGTTTTTAGAACAAAGCAATTAAAGCAATGGCGAATACAGATAATTTCAAGATTACAGCTGTATGGTTTACCATATTTAATTGAGACGCCTTAAGTCGTTGTCTAATTCCAAATACAGATGCTGAAGATGGTTGGCTGAAATTTTTTCTTACAACAGATTTGTAATTTGAATTCAATAACCCGTCTGTTGTAAAATGAGATACCTCGATGGGTTCTGGTAAAGATTCTAACGATGTGTTTAATACTAATTCCATGATTGATAATTTAATTGGTTATACTAATAAGACGCACAACAATTAAAAATGTTACAAGCCGTGTTGCAACTATAGCGTTAACTTTAAGGGTTTTATATTCAGAATATCAGTATTAATATAGGCTAGCTATAATTTGAAAATCTTGAAAAAAAGTTGAAAATTTATCGGTTTCGCCAAAAGAAAGGCGTCAATAATATCAGAACTGTAAACAATTCCAATCGACCAATAAGCATTAAAAAGGAAGCCCACCATTTTCCCAAGGGTGGTAATGCTGCGTAATTATTTACAGGACCGAAATCACCCAAGGCAGGTCCCACGTTTCCTAAACTCGAGGCCGAAAGCCCGATTGCAGATGTAAAATCCATCTGAAACATAGAAAATACCAACGCACCAATTATAAAAGATAACATATACAGGATGAAGAATCCTAATACGTTAAATACAATATCCTTAGATACCGACTTTCCGTTATAACGAACAGGTAAAATCGCATTAGGATGCAACGCACGTTTAAATTCTATAAAGCTATTTTTAATTAAAATTAATTGTCGCATTACTTTTACACCACCAGATGTACTTCCTGCAGAACCACCTAAAAACATCAATCCAAAAAAGAAAACGGTTAAAAATGGTGTCCACAAGGTATAATCAGCGGTTACAAAACCTGTTGTTGTAATCACACTTAACACCTGAAAAAGCCCATGTCTTATAGCACTTTCTCCTTGACCTAACACCATAGGATGATCAATAGACGACAAGGATAAATCTGCCCTGAAATAGATTAAAACTGCAGCAATTATTGTAAAAACAGCTATGAATTTAAAATAAAGCTTAAATTCTTCATCTTGTAAAACCTTGCCGACCTTTCCTTTAAAAAGGTAATAACTCAACACAAAGTTAGTACCAGCCAAAAACATAAAAAATATGATAATATACTGTATCGCAGGATTATCGTTCCAATAGGCGACACTCGCATTTTTTGTTGAAAAACCACCAGTGGACAAGGTACTCAATGCATGGTTAATCGCATCGAAAAAAGACATACCAGCAATTTGCAACAAAATGGTTTCAGCAACTGTATAACCAACATAAATTAACCATAAACGTTTTGCTGTATCTGTGATTCTTGGATGTAATTTATCGCCTCCAGGTCCTGGTGCTTCGGCCGCAAATAATTGCATGCCTCCAACACCCAATAATGGCAAAATGGCTATAGCCAGTACAATGATTCCCATACCACCAATCCAATGGGTGGTACTTCTCCAAAATAATACACCTTCCGGGATGATTTCAATATCATTTAAGATACTCGCGCCTGTTGTGGTATAACCTGACATGGTTTCAAAAAAAGCATCTGTGAATGATGGAATGGCTTCTGTAGCAACATAAGGCAAAGTGCCCGATAACGACATCACTATCCAACCGAAAGCAACAACAATATAACCTTCGCGTTTGTTCATTTCTTTGCGATGGTCTTTTGTTCTGTACATTGCTATGGCACCTAATAAAAGTGTCGCCAATCCCGCCAAAAACAACTCAATAGTTACACCATCTTTATAAATAAGACTGATTAAAGTGGCAATAAGCATAAAGCCACCATTAAACAATAATAGCAGTCCAAAAAAATGAAAGATAATTTTATAATTGAGTTTTATACGAGACATACGATCTACTTACAATTAAGAGAAAAATGCTTCAACTTCAGAAATGGAACGTGGCAAACAACAAACCACCACACGATCACCTGCATCAATTTTAAAGTCACCTAATGGAATCAACCCTTCTCCATCTCTAATAATACCTCCAAAAATAGCGGAACGTGGAAATTTTAAATCCTTAATCTTCTTATTGGTGATTTTGGAATTAGGTTTTACCACAAACTCTAAAAGTTCAGCGTTCATATTGGTTAACTTGGTCATTGCTACGACCTCGCCTTTTCTAATATATCTAAAGATATTATTGGCAGCCAATAATTTTTTATTGATTAAGGTATCGATACCTATGGATTGTGACAATTGATAATAATCCATATTCTCCACTAAGGCAATTGTTTTCTTTACACCCTTAGATTTTGCCAACAGACAAGACATAATGTTGGTTTCAGAATTACCAGTCACGGCAATAAAAGCATCCATGTCCGTAATGTTTTCTTCTTCTAATATTTCAACATTTCTACCATCACCACAAATTACTAAAGCATTTGGCAAATCTTCCGCTAAATCTTCTGCAACACTCCGCTTACTTTCCACCAACTTAACATTAAATTTACTCGTACATAGGTCTTTTGCCGTTTTAAAACCGATTTGACTTCCACCAAGAATCATGATATCCTTAATATGGACTTTAACTTTTCCAGATAACTCAAACAATTCATCATCGCCACCTTTTGAAGTCATAAAAACGACTTTATCACCTTCTTTAAAAATCGTATCTCCTCGTGGTATTATAGTATACTGCGTACCCAATCTCTGAATGGCGATTGGAATAAAGTGCAATTCAGGATATATTTCGGCCGCTTGTTTAACTGTTTTATCAACAAAAGTTGCCGTGCGTGACAAACGTAAACCCAACATGGTCAAAGCGCCATCTTCAAACTCATAAGTATCATTAAATCCATATTGATTCAGTAATAGCTCTATTTCTGAAGCGGCTAAGGATTCTGGCGAAATCAATTCATCAATTCCAAATTTCGAAAACCCAACAGTCTCTTTGTTTTCAATAAATTCAGTATTGGAAATACGCGCAATGGTTCGTTTTGCACCTAATTGCTTTGCTAATACGCAAGCTGTAATATTTGTAGTTTCCGAAGACGTTACCGCAATAAAAAGCGCTGCAGTTTCGATACGTGCATCTCTTAGAATAGCAATTGACGTTGCATCACCTTTTATAGTTCTGATATCCAGATGCTCTCCTGCATATGCTAAACTATCTTTTTTAGTATCTATTAATGTGATTTCTTGTGACTCGTAAGATAAGAGTTTCGCCAAATGAAATCCTACTTCACCTGCACCTGCGATAATTATTTTCATTGTATTCTCTTCA
Protein-coding sequences here:
- a CDS encoding TrkH family potassium uptake protein — protein: MSRIKLNYKIIFHFFGLLLLFNGGFMLIATLISLIYKDGVTIELFLAGLATLLLGAIAMYRTKDHRKEMNKREGYIVVAFGWIVMSLSGTLPYVATEAIPSFTDAFFETMSGYTTTGASILNDIEIIPEGVLFWRSTTHWIGGMGIIVLAIAILPLLGVGGMQLFAAEAPGPGGDKLHPRITDTAKRLWLIYVGYTVAETILLQIAGMSFFDAINHALSTLSTGGFSTKNASVAYWNDNPAIQYIIIFFMFLAGTNFVLSYYLFKGKVGKVLQDEEFKLYFKFIAVFTIIAAVLIYFRADLSLSSIDHPMVLGQGESAIRHGLFQVLSVITTTGFVTADYTLWTPFLTVFFFGLMFLGGSAGSTSGGVKVMRQLILIKNSFIEFKRALHPNAILPVRYNGKSVSKDIVFNVLGFFILYMLSFIIGALVFSMFQMDFTSAIGLSASSLGNVGPALGDFGPVNNYAALPPLGKWWASFLMLIGRLELFTVLILLTPFFWRNR
- the trkA gene encoding Trk system potassium transporter TrkA: MKIIIAGAGEVGFHLAKLLSYESQEITLIDTKKDSLAYAGEHLDIRTIKGDATSIAILRDARIETAALFIAVTSSETTNITACVLAKQLGAKRTIARISNTEFIENKETVGFSKFGIDELISPESLAASEIELLLNQYGFNDTYEFEDGALTMLGLRLSRTATFVDKTVKQAAEIYPELHFIPIAIQRLGTQYTIIPRGDTIFKEGDKVVFMTSKGGDDELFELSGKVKVHIKDIMILGGSQIGFKTAKDLCTSKFNVKLVESKRSVAEDLAEDLPNALVICGDGRNVEILEEENITDMDAFIAVTGNSETNIMSCLLAKSKGVKKTIALVENMDYYQLSQSIGIDTLINKKLLAANNIFRYIRKGEVVAMTKLTNMNAELLEFVVKPNSKITNKKIKDLKFPRSAIFGGIIRDGEGLIPLGDFKIDAGDRVVVCCLPRSISEVEAFFS
- a CDS encoding pyridoxal phosphate-dependent aminotransferase → MNQLSDRINNLATSATLAMAAKARELRAEGKDIIGLSLGEPDFNTPDFIKDAAIEAINQNYNSYSPVDGYVELKQAIITKFKRDNHLNYTLPQIVVSTGAKQSLANIAAVMLNPEDEVILPCPYWVSYSDIVKLSAGVPVEVQTSIDTDFKMTAAQLEAAITPKTKMIWYSSPCNPSGSVYSKEELRALADVLKKHPNIYVVSDEIYEHINFKGGHFSMAEFEDMYDRTITVNGVSKAFAMTGWRIGYIGAPDWIARACNKMQGQITSGANCIAQRAVITALEADPSSIKYMVDQFKERRKLILNLLGEIDGFKTNEPEGAFYVFPNVSAYFGKTIKGKTINNASDFSLFLLEEALVATVTGEAFGNPDCIRISYAASQDDIKEAIKRIKTALS